The Rhea pennata isolate bPtePen1 chromosome Z, bPtePen1.pri, whole genome shotgun sequence genome includes a region encoding these proteins:
- the HEXB gene encoding beta-hexosaminidase subunit beta, translating to MGRAMGLAGLLVGLCLVSAVLVGTSLRHGVPRGGPEPELELAEWDPGSGTFPEDLLWPLPQSLRASAHQLQLAPDRFQIVHGAGSSAGPACALLQDAFRRYYEYMFGYSRWRQRGRKGLAARPELAQLQVVITSPEPGCNGYPQLASSEAYHLTVTDPVAVLKADEVWGALRGLETFSQLVHEDDYGSFLVNASEIHDFPRFAHRGILLDTSRHYLPVKSILTNLDAMAFNKFNVLHWHIVDDQSFPYQSIYFPELSNQGAYSYNHIYTPTDVHLVIEYARLRGIRVIPEFDTPGHTQSWGQGQKDLLTPCYSGTQPSGAFGPVNPILNMTYDFMTKFFKEISSVFPDDYIHLGGDEVSFACWKSNPEVREFMKKQGFGIDYAKLESYYIQKILDVVSSYNKGYMVWQEVFDNKAQLKPDTVVEVWMGNNYVQELSSVTGAGFTAILAAPWYLDYISYGQDWKKYYTAEPLNFPGSEKQKKLVIGGEACLWGEFVDATNLTPRLWPRASAVGERLWSSRNVTDLKDAYKRLSSHRCRMLRRGIAAEPVFVGYCAHEARGR from the exons ATGGGCAGAGCCATGGGGCTAGCGGGGCTCCTCGTGGGGTTGTGCCTCGTCTCCGCCGTGCTGGTGGGCACCAGCCTTCGCCATGGCGTCCCGCGGGGCGGGCCCGAGCCTGAGCTGGAGCTGGCCGAGTGGGACCCGGGCTCGGGCACCTTCCCCGAGGACTTGCTGTGGCCGCTGCCGCAGTCGCTCCGCGCATCCGCCCACCAGCTCCAGCTGGCCCCGGACCGCTTCCAGATAGTGCACGGGGCCGGCTCCTCGGCGGGGCCGGCCTGCGCCCTCCTGCAGGACGCCTTCCGCAG GTATTACGAGTACATGTTCGGGTACTCCCGGTGGCGACAGCGGGGTCGAAAAGGGCTCGCTGCCAGGCCGGAGTTAGCGCAGCTGCAGGTCGTGATCACGTCCCCGGAGCCCGGCTGCAACGGCTACCCGCAGCTAGCGTCCAGCGAGGCCT atCATTTAACCGTAACTGATCCTGTGGCCGTGTTGAAAGCAGATGAGGTATGGGGGGCTTTAAGAG gtttggAAACCTTCAGCCAGTTGGTTCATGAAGATGATTATGGAAGT TTTCTTGTCAATGCATCCGAGATCCACGACTTCCCAAGATTTGCTCATAGAGGAATTTTGCTTGATACGTCAAGGCATTATTTACCTGTGAAATCTATTCTTACAAACCTG GATGCAATGGCTTTTAATAAATTCAATGTTCTCCACTGGCATATAGTAGATGATCAGTCATTCCCTTACCAGAGTATTTATTTCCCTGAGTTGAGTAACCAG GGAGCTTATTCCTATAACCACATCTATACTCCTACTGATGTCCATCTGGTGATTGAGTATGCCCGGTTAAGAGGCATTAGAGTTATCCCAGAGTTTGATACTCCAGGACACACGCAGTCTTGGGGACAAG GTCAAAAAGATCTCCTCACCCCTTGTTACAGTGGAACGCAGCCAAGTGGGGCCTTTGGACCTGTAAATCCCATTTTGAATATGACTTATGACTTCATGACTAAATTCTTCAAAGAAATCAGCAGTGTATTTCCTGATGACTACATTCACCTCGGAGGAGATGAAGTGAGCTTCGCTTGTTG gaAATCTAACCCTGAAGTAAGAGAGTTCATGAAGAAGCAAGGATTTGGCATTGACTATGCTAAACTGGAATCTTACTACATTCAGAA GATTTTGGATGTTGTTTCTTCCTATAACAAGGGATATATGGTCTGGCAAGAAGTGTTTGATAATAAAGCACAG CTAAAACCGGACACTGTCGTTGAAGTCTGGATGGGAAACAACTACGTTCAAGAACTAAGCAGTGTCACAGGAGCAGGCTTCACTGCTATCCTTGCAGCTCCCTGGTACTTAGACTACATTAGTTATGGGCAGGACTGGAAGAAATACTACACTGCTGAACCACTTAACTTCCCTG gatctgaaaagcaaaaaaagcttgTAATAGGTGGAGAAGCCTGCCTGTGGGGGGAATTTGTGGATGCCACCAACCTCACACCAAGATTATG GCCTCGTGCAAGTGCTGTAGGGGAAAGACTCTGGAGCAGCAGGAATGTGACTGATTTAAAGGATGCTTATAAAAGGCTATCTAGTCATCGATGCCGTATGCTCAG gCGTGGGATAGCAGCTGAACCTGTGTTTGTTGGATACTGTGCTCATGAAGCAAGAGGGCGGTAA